The proteins below come from a single Falco rusticolus isolate bFalRus1 chromosome 8, bFalRus1.pri, whole genome shotgun sequence genomic window:
- the GAD1 gene encoding glutamate decarboxylase 1 isoform X2 has protein sequence MASSAPSSSNDAPDPTPTNLRPTAYDSWCGVAHGCTRKIGLKICGFLQRTNSLEDKGRIVSSLKERQSSKSLLTCENSEKGSRFRRTETDFSNLYARDLLPAKNGEEQTMQFLLEVVDILLNYVRKTFDRSTKVLDFHHPHQLLEGMEGFNLELSDNPESLEQILVDCRDTLKYGVRTGHPRFFNQLSTGLDIIGLAGEWLTSTANTNM, from the exons ATGGCTTCCTCCGCTCCCTCGTCCTCCAACGACGCTCCGGACCCCACCCCAACTAATTTACGGCCCACAG CTTACGACTCGTGGTGTGGCGTGGCTCACGGGTGCACCAGGAAGATCGGGCTGAAGATCTGCG GGTTCCTGCAAAGGACCAACAGCCTGGAAGACAAGGGCCGGATCGTTAGCTCCCTGAAGGAAAGGCAGTCCTCCAAGAGCCTGCTGACATGCGAGAACAGCGAGAAGGGATCCAGGTTCCGGCGCACCGAGACAGACTTCTCCAATTTGTATGCCAGAG ATTTGCTGCCCGCCAAGAATGGCGAGGAGCAGACCATGCAGTTCCTGCTGGAGGTCGTGGACATCCTCCTCAACTACGTGAGGAAGACGTTTGACAGGTCCACCAAAGTGCTGGACTTCCACCACCCGCACCAGCTCCTGGAGGGCATGGAGGGCTTTAACCTGGAGCTCTCGGACAACCCCGAGTCCCTGGAGCAGATCCTGGTGGACTGTCGGGACACACTGAAATATGGTGTGAGGACAG GTCATCCTCGCTTTTTCAACCAGCTGTCCACAGGGCTGGACATCATCGGCCTGGCGGGGGAGTGGCTGACATCCACCGCTAACACCAACATGTAA